From Eptesicus fuscus isolate TK198812 chromosome 14, DD_ASM_mEF_20220401, whole genome shotgun sequence, one genomic window encodes:
- the LOC103294130 gene encoding 40S ribosomal protein S25-like — MPPKDDKKKKDAGKSARKDKDPMNKSGGKAKKKWSKGKVRDKLNNLVLFDKATYHKLCKEVPNYQLTTPAVVSERLKIRGSLARAALRELLSKGLIKLVAKHRAHVIYTRNTKGGDAPAAGEDS, encoded by the coding sequence ATGCCGCCCAAGGacgacaagaagaagaaagatgctgGGAAGTCAGCCAGGAAAGACAAAGACCCCATGAACAAGTCGGGGGGCAAGGCCAAAAAGAAGTGGTCCAAAGGCAAAGTTCGGGACAAGCTCAATAACCTGGTCTTGTTTGACAAAGCCACATATCACAAGCTCTGTAAGGAAGTTCCCAACTACCAGCTTACAACCCCAGCGGTGGTCTCCGAGAGGCTGAAGATTCGCGGCTCCTTGGCCAGGGCAGCCCTTCGGGAGCTCCTTAGTAAAGGACTTATTAAACTAGTCGCAAAGCACAGAGCTCACGTGATTTACACCAGAAACACCAAAGGTGGGGATGCCCCAGCTGCTGGAGAAGATTCATGA